From a single Oceanobacillus kimchii X50 genomic region:
- the rbsD gene encoding D-ribose pyranase, producing the protein MKKKGMLNSHISKLLSDLGHTDQIVIADAGLPVPEGVKKIDVALTPGTPSFIEVLNALIDDMVIEEVTLAQEIKVDNTEKHKQVKELINDTPISYVTHEQFKSLNKQAKAIIRTGETTPYANCILRSGVFF; encoded by the coding sequence ATGAAGAAAAAAGGTATGTTAAATAGTCATATATCAAAACTTTTATCTGATTTGGGACATACCGATCAAATCGTTATTGCCGATGCAGGGTTACCTGTTCCAGAAGGAGTTAAAAAGATTGATGTAGCCTTAACTCCTGGTACTCCATCTTTTATAGAAGTACTAAATGCACTAATAGATGATATGGTCATTGAAGAAGTAACATTAGCTCAAGAGATTAAGGTAGATAATACTGAAAAACATAAGCAAGTAAAGGAACTTATTAACGATACACCAATAAGTTATGTAACCCATGAACAATTCAAATCGTTGAATAAACAAGCGAAAGCAATTATACGAACAGGAGAAACAACTCCTTACGCAAATTGTATATTACGATCGGGTGTTTTCTTCTAA
- the rbsK gene encoding ribokinase: protein MVNITVVGSSSIDLVVTAPARPKAGETIIGNDFQTVPGGKGANQAVAASRLGANVSMIGRVGKDTFGKEILSNLQDNGVSVEYVEPVTDVASGTAHITLAEEDNSIIFVKGANDYVTSDYIRKSMDKLKEADMVLIQQEIPEETVEFVVETCHAFEVPVLLNPAPAREVSNRVIERATYLTPNEHEFAVMFGNENRSDVLQLYPNKLFITEGKNGVRYYDGEKEVVVPSFEVTPVDTTGAGDTFNASFAVAIAEGKSITDAIRFANKAASISITKFGAQGGMPTRKEMEE from the coding sequence ATGGTAAATATAACTGTAGTAGGAAGCTCATCAATTGACCTGGTCGTAACAGCTCCAGCAAGACCAAAGGCAGGAGAGACAATAATTGGTAATGATTTTCAAACGGTGCCAGGTGGTAAGGGAGCGAATCAAGCTGTAGCTGCATCTCGGTTAGGTGCAAATGTATCCATGATTGGAAGAGTAGGAAAGGATACGTTTGGTAAGGAAATTTTAAGCAATTTACAAGACAACGGTGTTTCTGTGGAGTATGTGGAACCGGTTACCGATGTTGCATCTGGAACTGCGCATATTACGTTAGCTGAAGAAGATAATAGCATCATTTTCGTAAAAGGTGCGAATGATTATGTGACGTCAGATTATATAAGAAAATCGATGGATAAATTGAAAGAAGCGGATATGGTGTTAATCCAACAAGAAATTCCTGAAGAGACGGTGGAGTTTGTAGTAGAAACTTGCCACGCTTTCGAAGTACCAGTGTTACTAAATCCAGCTCCTGCAAGAGAAGTATCCAATAGAGTAATAGAACGTGCCACTTATCTTACCCCAAATGAACATGAATTTGCGGTTATGTTTGGCAATGAGAACCGAAGCGATGTATTACAACTCTATCCTAATAAATTATTCATTACTGAAGGAAAAAATGGTGTACGCTACTATGACGGTGAAAAAGAAGTCGTAGTTCCTTCTTTTGAAGTTACCCCTGTAGACACTACTGGAGCTGGAGATACCTTTAATGCTTCATTCGCAGTTGCAATTGCAGAAGGTAAATCAATAACAGATGCAATTCGTTTTGCAAATAAGGCTGCATCGATATCGATTACAAAATTCGGTGCTCAGGGCGGAATGCCAACAAGAAAAGAGATGGAGGAATAA
- a CDS encoding LacI family DNA-binding transcriptional regulator: protein MTVTIKDVAKKAGVSAATVSRVLNNSGYVYEDTRKAVMEAINHLQYKPNEVARSLYKRTSKLIGLVLPDITNPFFPALARGVEDNLQQQGYRVIFGNTDGDTTKEMEYIDTFLQHNVVGLIASVDHLHHEVLTNLRVPVVTVDRITEELPAVYADHKSGGRLAAEKLISSGCEKIVVLRGPQDAKPLYDRFQSAMQYLSEKNVSVNFIDCQLSFEDGRKKAKELFNQFPDTEGIIACNDLVAAAMLHEAVTRGINVPTDLQVIGYDNITISEIVHPSLTTIHQPTYDMGVKAADMLIKLINKEKLGMIHEQLPVYLKERNSTLNGGI from the coding sequence ATGACAGTAACTATTAAAGATGTAGCTAAAAAAGCAGGTGTATCAGCGGCTACTGTATCAAGAGTACTTAATAATAGTGGATATGTATATGAGGATACAAGGAAAGCAGTTATGGAAGCAATTAATCACCTGCAATATAAGCCTAATGAAGTTGCACGGTCTTTGTATAAAAGAACATCTAAGTTAATTGGACTTGTATTACCAGATATTACAAACCCATTTTTTCCTGCATTAGCAAGAGGAGTAGAAGACAATCTTCAACAACAAGGGTATCGTGTTATTTTTGGTAATACGGATGGTGATACCACAAAGGAAATGGAATATATTGATACATTTTTACAACATAACGTTGTTGGATTAATAGCTTCTGTGGATCACTTGCATCATGAAGTGCTTACTAATTTGCGTGTACCGGTTGTTACAGTCGATCGTATTACCGAAGAACTTCCTGCAGTGTATGCAGATCATAAATCAGGAGGGCGATTAGCTGCAGAAAAATTAATATCATCTGGTTGTGAAAAAATTGTTGTTCTAAGAGGGCCGCAAGATGCGAAACCGTTATATGATCGATTTCAATCAGCGATGCAATATTTAAGTGAAAAGAACGTTTCGGTCAATTTTATAGATTGTCAGTTATCTTTTGAAGATGGTAGAAAGAAAGCAAAAGAGCTATTTAATCAATTCCCTGATACAGAAGGGATTATTGCTTGTAATGATTTAGTAGCTGCTGCGATGTTACATGAAGCTGTAACAAGAGGAATTAACGTACCAACTGATTTACAAGTAATCGGGTACGATAATATAACGATTAGTGAAATTGTGCATCCAAGTCTTACCACCATTCATCAGCCAACTTATGATATGGGCGTAAAAGCAGCAGACATGCTTATAAAACTCATAAATAAAGAAAAACTAGGTATGATACACGAACAATTACCTGTTTACTTAAAAGAAAGAAATTCAACATTAAATGGAGGAATATAG
- a CDS encoding thioredoxin domain-containing protein, translating to MESSEHHNHLINETSPYLLQHVNNPVDWYPWGEEAFNKAKKEQKPIFLSIGYSSCTWCHNMNRESFMDEEVAALLNQHYISIKVDREERPDIDGLYMKTCQMMTGHGGWPLSIIMTDDQVPFFAGTYFPKHQNYGLPGLMDILPTIAKKYNEDPQQITEYMEKVEYALQETLIKKSNESLTSEDTVRTYKQLKDVFDYQYGGFHKEPKFPSPQHLSFLIHYYHITGEKNALKMTDMTLKSIFRSGTWDHVGFGLFRYATDRKWMFPHFEKMLYDQAFLLDVCIDMFLITKDPYYQLKVDQIIQFVKREMTAENDCFYASLSADSNGEEGAYYLWSLEEIYSLLGEDEGDLFAEVYGISPVGVHQRKNLPYRRGISIESLASTYGIHVEKVKTTLTKSLDTLEKARVQRVAPATDDKVLTSWNGYMIAALAKAGRVFLNENWINHAIKAMAQLRDLLTKNNRWFASYRHGKTNTKGFLDDYAAILWGYIELYQATMEIDYLKKAETIANDMIELFWDSNQGGFFFVANDAEQLISREKEIFDSPIPSGNSLASIQLSRLANLTENMNYYQYIDTMMYTFYKELHNDPSGASFFMRNLFLQQDKTKQVIIIGENTEVFFNQIRESYLPNVHIISVKDSKSLAKLLPTGENFKKINGQTTYYVCSNFHCNQPTTSIKEVLAEIIKETK from the coding sequence ATGGAATCCTCAGAACATCATAATCATTTAATTAATGAAACCTCTCCCTATTTACTACAACATGTAAATAATCCAGTAGATTGGTATCCATGGGGGGAAGAGGCATTTAATAAAGCAAAAAAGGAACAAAAACCTATCTTTTTAAGTATAGGTTACAGTAGTTGTACATGGTGCCATAACATGAACCGAGAATCCTTTATGGATGAAGAAGTAGCTGCACTATTAAATCAACATTATATCTCTATTAAAGTAGATCGAGAGGAAAGACCTGATATAGATGGTTTATATATGAAAACATGTCAAATGATGACTGGACATGGTGGTTGGCCATTATCAATTATTATGACGGATGACCAAGTCCCTTTTTTTGCAGGAACTTATTTTCCAAAGCACCAAAATTATGGTTTACCGGGGTTAATGGATATATTACCTACAATCGCTAAAAAGTATAATGAAGATCCACAACAAATAACGGAGTATATGGAAAAAGTTGAATATGCATTACAAGAAACGCTTATTAAAAAAAGTAATGAATCACTTACTAGTGAAGATACGGTAAGAACTTACAAACAACTCAAAGATGTATTTGACTACCAGTATGGAGGTTTTCATAAAGAACCTAAATTTCCTTCTCCCCAACACCTTTCTTTTTTAATTCATTATTATCATATAACTGGAGAAAAAAATGCATTAAAAATGACGGATATGACATTAAAGTCAATTTTTAGAAGCGGTACTTGGGATCATGTGGGATTCGGACTTTTCCGATATGCTACTGATAGAAAATGGATGTTTCCTCATTTCGAGAAAATGCTTTATGACCAAGCTTTTTTATTAGATGTTTGCATAGATATGTTTCTCATCACGAAAGATCCTTACTATCAATTAAAAGTTGACCAAATTATCCAATTTGTAAAAAGAGAAATGACAGCTGAAAATGATTGTTTTTATGCTTCTTTAAGTGCAGATTCAAACGGAGAAGAAGGAGCTTATTATCTCTGGTCACTTGAAGAAATATATTCTTTATTAGGTGAAGATGAAGGAGATCTGTTCGCTGAAGTATATGGAATTTCCCCAGTGGGTGTTCATCAAAGAAAGAATCTACCTTATCGGCGGGGTATTTCTATAGAGTCACTTGCATCCACTTATGGAATTCATGTAGAGAAGGTAAAGACAACATTGACTAAGAGTTTAGATACATTAGAAAAAGCGAGAGTACAACGAGTAGCTCCTGCAACAGATGATAAGGTTCTAACAAGTTGGAATGGATATATGATAGCTGCACTTGCTAAGGCAGGAAGAGTTTTTCTAAATGAGAATTGGATTAATCACGCTATAAAGGCAATGGCTCAATTAAGAGATTTACTGACCAAAAATAATCGATGGTTCGCAAGTTATCGACATGGAAAAACCAACACGAAAGGATTTCTAGATGACTATGCAGCTATCCTTTGGGGGTATATAGAACTATATCAAGCTACAATGGAAATTGACTACCTTAAAAAAGCAGAAACAATTGCAAACGATATGATTGAACTTTTCTGGGATAGTAATCAAGGTGGATTCTTTTTTGTAGCGAATGACGCAGAGCAATTAATATCCAGAGAAAAGGAAATCTTCGATAGTCCTATACCATCAGGTAATAGCCTTGCCAGCATTCAATTGTCTCGATTAGCAAACTTAACTGAAAATATGAATTATTATCAGTATATTGATACGATGATGTATACTTTTTATAAAGAACTTCATAATGACCCAAGTGGAGCATCTTTCTTTATGCGAAATTTATTTTTACAACAAGACAAGACGAAGCAAGTCATTATCATCGGGGAAAACACGGAAGTTTTCTTTAATCAAATTAGAGAGAGTTATTTACCGAATGTCCATATTATCTCCGTAAAAGATTCTAAGTCTCTAGCCAAGTTATTACCTACTGGAGAGAATTTTAAAAAAATCAATGGACAAACAACCTATTATGTGTGCTCCAATTTTCACTGTAATCAACCAACTACTTCTATTAAGGAAGTTTTAGCAGAAATAATCAAGGAGACTAAGTAG
- a CDS encoding indolepyruvate ferredoxin oxidoreductase subunit alpha, translating to MAFVILDPCRGEKAGECVSVCPVDCIEEGVKQFYIDPDICIDCGACKAVCPVSAIEEEYDLTPDQEKYLEEAEEFFANR from the coding sequence ATGGCTTTTGTCATACTTGACCCTTGTAGAGGTGAGAAAGCAGGAGAATGCGTTAGTGTATGTCCTGTTGATTGTATAGAAGAAGGCGTAAAACAGTTTTACATTGATCCGGATATTTGTATTGATTGTGGAGCTTGTAAAGCAGTATGCCCTGTATCTGCCATTGAAGAAGAATATGATCTAACTCCTGATCAAGAAAAATATTTAGAAGAGGCAGAAGAGTTTTTCGCCAATAGATAA
- a CDS encoding AbgT family transporter, with product MAKFLNGVERIGNKLPDPFILFIVLAALVAVASWVISLFDVTFVVPGDEPEELAIKSILSAEGIQYILSDTLENFVGFAPLGIVLTMMLGIGLADKVGLIETGIKSTILKAPRSLVTYAIVLTGILGNIASDAAFVIIPPLAAMVFYNLGRHPLAGLAAGFAGVGAGFTSNLIVTGTDALLAGISTEAIRTVNENLSVTPVDNWYFMMACTFILTFVGGFITEKIVEPRLGKYEGNAGEEVKETTSLEMKGLRNSVIACVIFVALLVTAILIPNSPLTGEDGSIVPSPFLTGIVPILLLFFVVAGVTYGVTVGKIKSSRDVGSLMGEAMKDMSGFIVLVFAASQFIAYFSWTNMGAWIAISGAEFLQSIGMTGIIVILAFVLFTTILNLFVFSGSAQWALEAPIFVPMFYYLGYSPAFVQAAYRIADSSTNVITPMNPYMIIVLGFVRQYDKKAGLGTIIALMLPYTIFFLITFTIMLLIFYYTGIPFGPGVDVHV from the coding sequence ATGGCAAAATTTTTAAATGGAGTCGAACGAATAGGTAATAAACTTCCCGATCCATTTATATTATTTATCGTATTGGCAGCTCTTGTTGCTGTAGCTTCATGGGTAATTTCGTTATTTGATGTAACATTCGTAGTACCTGGTGATGAGCCAGAGGAATTAGCTATAAAGAGTATTCTTTCTGCCGAGGGGATCCAATATATACTATCGGATACATTGGAAAATTTTGTAGGATTCGCTCCTCTAGGTATTGTATTGACGATGATGCTGGGTATTGGATTAGCTGATAAAGTAGGATTAATTGAAACCGGGATAAAGAGTACGATTTTGAAAGCACCAAGATCACTTGTTACGTATGCAATTGTACTAACTGGTATTTTAGGGAATATTGCATCCGATGCGGCTTTTGTTATCATTCCTCCATTAGCGGCAATGGTATTTTATAATCTAGGACGCCATCCATTAGCAGGACTTGCAGCTGGATTCGCTGGAGTTGGAGCTGGCTTTACATCTAATCTAATTGTCACAGGAACCGATGCATTGCTTGCTGGGATTTCCACAGAAGCAATTCGAACAGTAAATGAGAATTTATCCGTAACTCCTGTTGATAACTGGTACTTTATGATGGCTTGTACATTTATCTTAACGTTTGTTGGTGGTTTCATCACAGAAAAAATTGTAGAACCACGTTTAGGTAAGTACGAAGGTAATGCAGGAGAAGAAGTAAAAGAAACTACTTCACTAGAAATGAAAGGTTTAAGAAATTCGGTTATAGCTTGTGTGATTTTTGTCGCATTACTTGTAACTGCAATTTTGATTCCTAACTCTCCATTAACTGGTGAAGATGGAAGTATTGTTCCTTCTCCATTCTTAACTGGGATCGTACCAATTTTATTATTATTTTTTGTAGTTGCAGGCGTCACTTATGGGGTTACTGTTGGGAAAATTAAATCATCTAGAGATGTTGGTTCCTTAATGGGAGAAGCAATGAAAGATATGTCTGGTTTCATCGTATTAGTGTTTGCAGCTTCTCAATTTATTGCTTACTTTAGTTGGACTAATATGGGAGCCTGGATAGCAATTAGTGGGGCTGAATTCTTGCAATCTATTGGAATGACAGGAATTATAGTAATACTAGCATTTGTGTTGTTTACAACAATTCTAAACTTGTTTGTATTTAGTGGTTCGGCACAATGGGCTTTGGAAGCGCCAATTTTCGTACCAATGTTCTATTATTTAGGATACAGTCCTGCATTTGTACAAGCAGCATATCGCATTGCAGATTCTTCTACTAATGTTATTACTCCAATGAATCCATATATGATAATCGTATTAGGATTTGTGAGACAGTACGATAAAAAAGCTGGTCTAGGAACAATCATTGCATTGATGTTACCTTATACTATTTTCTTCTTAATCACATTTACTATTATGTTATTAATTTTCTACTATACTGGTATTCCATTTGGACCAGGTGTAGATGTACATGTTTAA